The Archangium primigenium genomic interval GGACGATGTCCCCACTGAGCAGCGCCCCCCGCCCGTCCGCGCCCTCGCGCCAGTGCAGCACCGTGCCTCCGGCGAAATGGCCGCCCAGCCGCAGCAGCGTCACGCCCTCCTCGAGGGTCAGGGTCTCGCCCTCCCAGAACCGGAGCGAGGCGTCCGGACGCATCACCCACGCCCGGTCGGCGGCATGCAGGTGGACGGGCACCTGGAACGCGCGCGCCCAGTCCTGCATGCGGGTGTAGTAGTGCGGGTGCGAGATGGCGATGGCCGTGAGGCCGCCCAGCGCGCGGAGGAGCGTCTCGGTCGCCGCGTCGAGCAGTGCCAGGCAGTCCCAGAGGATGTTGCCCCGAGGGGTACGAATGAGGAGCGCGCGCTGGCCGATGGCGAAGTCGGGCCGCGTGTGGAGCTCGAACAGGCCCGGCTCGAGCTGGCGCCAGGCATTCACATGCCCGGCCGCGAGCGCCTCGGGGGTCGTCCACGCCTGACCACTCCGCGGCACGTACTGCCGCTCGTCCACGCAGATGGGACAGTGCTCGGGCGCCTGGGGCGCGTCATAGGAAGTTCCACACGCGCGGCACAGGTGGATGGGCATGAGGTCCTCCCCTCGGACAGAACAGACGTCCCCTCAAGATGGGGTCCGTGCCCGGCCCGCGCTGGGAGACGCGCCGAGCCAGGCTGGATGCCTCGACCCCAGGCGAGCGGGCACCTCACGCGCAGCTCACGCAGGTCAGGGGATGGCGCCAAGGCCATATGGCCAGAGGGCATTGGGACATGACAGGCTCACGACGGAGATGAGGTCCGTTGTCGGGAGCAACGGGAGAGGACACGGCACATGTGGAGACTGCTCTCGTTGTTGGCGCTCCTCGGAGCCGCTTCGTTGGGCTGCACGGCCTCGAACTCCACCCGTCGCGGGTCGCGCGTCCCACCCCAACGCCCCGTAGAGGTGACGCCCCAGGAGTTCGCCCGCGCCATGGCGGGATTGGTCTTGGACCTCCCGCTTCAGCCCATCGCTCGGGTTCACCAGCGCCCCGCATCCACCCCACCCCGGCGCCTGGCGCACATCACCCTGGCCGCATGGCCCACCGCACCCGCGCCTGCCTTGACGCGCGACTACCTCCGATGGTGCGCACACACGCGCGCGACGGGCGATTGCCTCTCGCTTCTCGGCGACGAGCCTGTGCTGGACGCGCATGACCGCCAGCAGGTGGCCCTCGCGTTGGCCTTCGGCTCCGTATGGGAGGAAACCCGGGGAGCGTTCGGCGCGCTCGCGGACCCAGCGACCATCCGCAACACGCTGCTCTCGGCGATGACGTTCTACCTGCTCGTCCTGGTCGCGCCTGAACCCGTGACGAAGCCCGTGGCCGTGGCGCTCACGGCTTTCCTTCTGAGCTATCTGGGTTGGGACACGTTCTGGGGCCTGGTCTCCGGATGGGTTGAGCTGAGGGACTCCGCCTCCCGGGCCACGACCTTCGTCGAACTCCGAGCCGCGGGAGACCAGTACGCGAAGGCCATCGGTGTTCGAGCCGCGAGGCTGTTCGTCATGCTGGCCACAGCGGCCTTTGGCGCCACCACGGGGCTGTCCGTGACCGGACCCACGCTCCCGGGCTTCGCGCAAGCGTCACTCGCCGCGCGGACCCACCATGGACTCCACCTGACCGCCGTCTCCGAAGTGCAAGCGGTCAGCGTGACAGCGGCGGGTGCCAGTCTCACCCTGGCGTCGGCCCCCCTGGCCATGGCGACCTCCACGACCGGCCCGTCGATGCGCCCCGACATGGAGCCTGAATGCACGGGCCAGACCCACCATGTCATCTCGAGACCCATCGCCAAGGAACTCGAACGACACCTGACGCTCGGCGGCCACTACACGCCCAGGGACTCGCGATTCGTCGTCCAAGCCAGGGACCAAGCGTCACACTGGGGCTACCAGGATTGGCACCGCAAGCTCGACGACACCATCATTCGCTGGCTCCGTGAGAACCCCACGGCCTCGGTGGAGCACTTCGAGGCCTTCCTCCGCCAGTTGTACCTTCGGCCAGATCTGCGCCATCGCTTTCCCCATGGTTTCTGAGACCTCACCCACGCAACGCTTCTTCGTGCTCCAGGATGACGCCTTCGGGTCCCACGACACCCGCTTCAGCCCCGTGAATCCCCACCTGGGGGACGCCCCTCGCTGTCCTCGGTGCGGCCAGGGTCGTGGAGCACGGATCTGGCTTCCTCCCTTTCAGGTGGAATTGGAGCCGTACGGCACGAACTGGGGGGATGTCGCCACGGGTCCGGGAGGAGACCTGCTTGTCTCCAGACGCTTCCGCGACGCGTACCACGACGAAGGGCTCGTGGGACTCGGGAGCTTCCACCCCGTCGAAGTGACGCGCGTGCTCCGAAAACGCCGAGGGCCCACGCTCGCCTCTCCACTCTATTTTCTCGCCACTCCCGACTTCTCCGAAACGGCCGTGGATGAGACACGAAGTCGGCTCCACCGCCCACGGCCCTTCACCTGTGATGGGTGCAGGTTGTCCGGCCTGGATGCCATCCATGGCTTCTGCCTGGAACAGCCGCCTCAGGTGAAAGAAGACATTTTTCGCCCGAGGGCCCTGGCGGGAACACTCGTGGCCTCCGAGCGTTTCGCTCGATTCGCCGCGCGGCACGCACTGACGAACATGCGGCTCACGCCCACCGAGCGGTTCGTGTGGGATCCCTTGGGACGAGAGCCCGACCGCCTGGAATGAAGCTCAGCTCGCCTGGGCCACCTCGGCCGAGTCGTCCTCGTCCTCCGCCTCGTCACCCTGGTCGTCGACGCCCTGGGGCACGCCGTCCACGTAGAGCACGACGTTGCCCACCGTGGCGGGCACGCGTGGGCCCGGCGTCACCACGCCCGTGAGGTTGAGCGGATCCACCGCGGAGATCTGCACCCGCACCCCCGAGGGCTCCTGCCGCCGCACCGCCCGCGCCACGTCCACCGCGTCCGGCAGCGCGAACTGCTCGCCCACGAAGCCCGCCACGAAGCGGCCCCCGCGAATCTCGCCCCGCGCCTCCATCCTCCGGTACACGTACAAGAGCTCGCGCCAGGAGGGTGCCAGGGCCTCGCGCATCACCAGGTCTCGCCAGACGATGCCGTAGCGCTGCAGGAACAGCCGCGCGAGCGACTCGCGCACCTCGTCCTCGCCCTTGGGCTCGGAGGGCGCCAGCAGGCTCCAGCGTCCCGGACCGCCGCGCTGCAACAGCTTCTGCCGCTTGCGCTGCGCCGGGCTCTGGAGCACCCGCAGGTTCTGCACCGCGTCCGCCGTGACGAGCCCCCGGGCCACCAATTCCCACAGCGCGTCCTCCACCTCCGAGGGCAGCCGCCGCGCGCGCGAGCACAGGTCCGTGAAGAAGCACGCGCCGCGCTGCTCCAGCACCGTCACCACGTCCCGGGCGGGCGCGGACAGGTCCTCCGGCACCCGCACGCCGCCATCCGCGAGCACCATGCCGGGCCGCGCCGCCGACAGCATCCAGTCCAGATCCTCGCGCTTCACGAAGGACAGGCTCGCGTTGCGGTTGGGCGAGGCCGCCCGCGAGCGCACGGGCTCGGGCGCGGGGGGCGGCACGGGCGCGCCCCGGCGGGGACTCGCCACTGGTTTGGCTTCCTTCTGCGTGAGCCGCCCCCAGGCCACCTCGCCCGAGTAGCACGCGCGCTCCAGCAGGTCGCCCAGGTAGCCCTTCATCCGCGCGGGCAACAGGAAGCGCTCCCACGCGGACGCGGGCGCCTCGTAGCCCTGCAACAGGCCGATGGCCTTGGACAGGCCCGTGGAGCCCCGGAGCGCGTCCACCTCCTCCAGGTGGTGCCACCGGAAGAGGAAGCGCATGAAGTCGCGCGCGCTCAGGGGCTCGATCTCCTTGCGCAGCCGGCCCACCGTCAGCCGGTGGATGCGCTGGAGCAGGCGCCGGTCGCACCACTCCACTCCGCCCGGCACGGCGTCCGGACGGAAGCGTCCCCGGAGGATGCCGCCCGAGGCCTCCAGCGCGTGCAGCGCGATGTCCACGTCCGTGGCGTCCAGGGACGTGAGGGCCGCCAGTTCCGCCACGGTCGTGGGGCCCAGCAGCTCCATCCACCCGCGCACCACCTGCGCCACCGCCGCGTCGCGCTCCACGGGCTTGTCCCCGGGCAGCGGCTGGAGGGCGGGCTGGAGCTCGGCCTCGGGGAAGAGCGCGCGGACGGCCTGGATCCGCTCGGCGGGGACGAGGTAGCGCTGGCCCGCCACCTCCAGCCAGGCCACGCGCCGCTGCGCCGCGAGGCCCGCCACGAAACGCCCCACCACCCGCGCCTCGGGCAGCAGCACCAGTTGCAGGAGCGCGTCGTGCAGCTCGTCCTCGTCGCGCAGGGGCGGCGCCGCGTCGCGCACCACCTGCTCGATGGCGCTCGCGTCCAGCGCGCCGAAGGCCGCCGAGTCCTCCGCCGGCAGCGTGCGGCGCAGCACCACGTTGCGCACCCGGCGCTCCTCGGCGGGCGCGTCGTCCAGGAAGGTGTAGGGCTGGCTGTTCACCATCTGGTGGGCGAACACGCTCGGCTCGGGCACGTCCCGCGCCACCAGTTGGATGCGGCCTTCCTTCATGCCGCGCAACACCTGGCGCAGGCCGTCCACGTCCATGGCCTCGCGCAGACAGTCCTGCATCGTCTGCCGCACCAGCGGGTGGTCCGGCACCTCCACGTCCGCGCCATGGTGGTTGTCCTGGCAGCCCACCTGGGCGGGGAACACCGCGGCGAGCAGGTCCTCGCTGCGCGCGCGCTGGAGGTTGGGCGCCACGCGCTTGCCCGAGGAGAAGCGCGACAGGGACAGGGCCCGCGTCGCGTTCCACCGGAAGCGCGTGCCGAACAGCGGCGACTGCAGCACCGCCTGCACCAGCACCTCCTCGGTGTTCTCCGGGTTGAGGAAGCCGAAGATGTCCTCCAGCGGGAAGGAGTGCTGCTCGCCCAGGGACAAGAGCAGCCCGTCCTCGGTGGCCGCCGCCTGGAGCTCGAAGTCGAAGGTGCGGCAGAAGCGCTTGCGCAGCGCCATGCCCCAGGCGCGCATGACGCGGCTGCCAAAGGGCGCGTGGAGGATGAGCTGCATGCCGCCCGCCTCGTCGAAGAAGCGCTCGGCCACGAGCGTGGTCTGGCTCGGCACCACCCCGAGCACCTGCTGGCCCGCGCGCAGGTACGCGAGCAGCGCGTCCACCGCCGGGGGCGGCACCTGGAGCTGCTTCTCCAGGAAGAGCGGCGCGTCGGCGCGCTGGAGCAGCTCCGCGCGCAGCCGGCCCACGTGCACGCTCAGCTCGTCCGTGCGGCCCGGGGCCTCGCCACGCCAGAAGGGCACCGTGGGCGGCTGGCCGTGGGCGTTCTCCACCATCACCGACGCCCCCATCACCCGCTGGATGCGCCAGGCCGTCGTGCCCAGCAGGAAGATGTCCCCGGGTGAGGACTCCACCGCGAAGTCCTCGTCCAGCGTGCCCACCACCTTGCCCTCGGGCTCGGCCACCACGTTGAAGGTGAAGGTGTCCGGGATGGCGCCGCCGTTGGTGAGCGCGGTGATGCGCACGCCCCGGCGCGCCTTGAGCCGCTGGTTCACCCGGTCGCGGTGCAGGTGCACCCCCGCCCGCCCGCGCCGCAGGGACACGCCCTCGGACAGCGTCTCCAACACCTTCTCGTACTCCTCGTAGGAGAGGTCACGGTAGGGCCAGGCGCGGCGCAAGAGGCTGTAGAGCGCGCGCTCGTCCCACTCCTCGCACGCGCACGCGGCCACGATCTGCTGCGCGAGCACGTCCAGGGGCTTCTCCGGGATGCGCACCGCGTCCAGGTCGCCCTCGCGCACGGCGTTGAGCAGGGCCACGCACTCCATCAGCTCGTCGCGCGTCATGGCGAAGAGCACGCCCTTGGACACGCCGCCCTTGTAGTGGCCCGCGCGGCCCACCCGCTGCAGCAGCACGGCGATGGAGCGCGTGCTGCCCAGCTGCACCACCAGGTCCACGTTGCCCACGTCGATGCCCAGCTCCAGCGACGCCGTGGCCACCATCACCGACAGCTGTCCCGCCTTGAGCCGCTCCTCGGCCGACAGCCGCAGCTCGCGCGACATGCTGCCGTGGTGCGCCGCCACCTTGTCCGGCGACAGGCGCTCGCCCAGGTCGTGCGCCACGCGCTCGGCCAGCTTGCGCGTGTTCACGAAGACGAGCGTCGTGCGGTGCTCGCTGGCCAGTTGCAGGAGCCGGTCATACACCTGCCCCCACATCTCGTGCGTGGCGAGCGAGCCCAGCTCCGCGTCCGGAATCTCCACCCGCAAATCCCACGGCCGCTGGTGCCCCACCTGGACCAGTTGGCAGGGCTCGTCGCGCTCGCCGGTGAGGAAGGCGGCGATCGCCTCCAGGGGCTTCTGCGTGGCCGACAGGCCGATGAGCTGGGGCCGCACCTCGGTGATGGCCTTGAGCCGCTCCAGCGACAGGGCGAAGTGGCTGCCGCGCTTGTCACGCGCCAGGGCGTGGATTTCGTCCACGATGACGGTGCGCACCCCCCGGAGCGTGGCCCGGGCCCGCTCCGCCGTCAGGTAGAGGTAGAGCGACTCCGGCGTGGTGATGAGGATGTGCGGGGGCCGGCGCACCATCTGCGCGCGCTCGGAGGCGGAGGTGTCGCCCGTGCGCACCTGGACCCGCAGCTCCTGGGGCGAAAAGCCCGCGGCGCGCGCCCGCTGGAGCAGCTCCTCCAGCGGCTGCAGCAGGTTCTTGCGCACGTCGTTGCCCAGCGCCTTGAGCGGCGACACGTAGAGCACCTGGGTGCGATCCTCCAGGACGCCCTCCAGCGCGAGCCGGAAGAGCCGATCCAGGGCGGCGAGGAAGGCGGTGAGCGTCTTGCCGCTGCCCGTGGGCGCGGCGATGAGCACGTCCCGCCAGTCCTGGATGAGCGGCCAGCCCTCCACCTGCGGACGCGAGGGCTCGCCCAGTCGCTCGCTGAACCACGCCTGGACCACGGGGTGGAAGGGCGCGAGCGCCGGGTGGACGAGGGAGGGGGTGGCGAAGTCGAGGGCGATCTGCGGGGCCATGGCGCACGCTCAGCCTGAACACGGGTTTAGGGGAAGGTCAACGCGCGGCGCCCGGCCCGCCGGGCCCTCCACCGTCCCGGCACAGCCCCTGGGCAAACATTGAACGCCGTGTGCGGCACTTCACGCCTCCTGCGAGGGAGTGTCGTCACGCCGCCATTCACCTGCCGCGAAGACGCCCCGCGTCAACGGCGGCGGAGGGGGTGTGCTTTCGTGGCCTCGGAGGCCTCATCCCATGTCCCCGCCGCGCCATGCCTACGCCCTCGAGCAGCTCAATCCGGAGGCGTTCCTCGCGCTTCGTCTGGAGGCAACAGGGCCTCACGCCGGAGACTTCCTGTGCGAGTACGCCAACCCGGCGGCCCAGGCCCTGTTGGAGGAGGACCCGGTGGGCCTGCGGCTGCTCGGGGCCCGGCCGGAGCTGGCGGGAGGCCGGAGCGACTGGCGGCAGGTGCTGCTCACGGGCGTGCCCCTCACGCGGGTGCTGCCCCTGCGCCGGGTCGCGGGGACGCGCCGGGTGCTCACGCGCGCCGCCCGGGTGGAGGAGGCCCTGCTCGCGGTGTGGCTCGTGGACGTGACGGACACCGAGCGCTTCATGAGCGAGACGGCCGCCTTCGAGGAGCGGATGCTCTCCTTCGTGGAGGCCATGCCGGCGCCCTTCCTCGCGCTCGATCCCCACCTGCGCTTCAGCTACGTGAACGCGGCGGCGGAGTCGTGGCTGGGCAAGGGGCGGCAAGCCCTCATCGGCCGGCCCCTGGAGCAGGAGTACGCCGGGGCACCGGGCTCCACCCTGAGCCCCCAGGCCCGGCGGGTGCTCGCCACGGGCCAGGCCACGCGCTTCGCCGAGCGCTCCCCCTCGCGCTGCTGGGAGGTGACGGTGTCACCCGGGGACCCCGGGGTGCTCATCTACCTGCACGACATCACCGTGCACCGCCCGACGGCCCTGGCGCGGCCCCTGCCGCGCGCGCACCCGGGCCCCCTGGCCCATGGCGGCTGCGGCGGACGGCACGGCGACTCCCGGCTGACGTCCCGGAGGCGCCGGGGCCGGGACTGACGGCCCGCGCTCAGCGCGACAGGCCGCTGGCCACCGGTCGGCGGGTGGCGTTCATCCAGGTGAGGCGGAAGGTGGCGGACGTGCCCTCGCGCGCCACGGGCTCCACCTGGATGTCCTCGGCGCCCGCCGCGCGCAGCGTCTCGGCGAGCAAGCCACAGGCGAAGTACGGGTTGTCCGCGGCGATGTCCCGCATCCACAGCCGGGCGCCGTGGGTGCCCAGCTCCTCCACCCGCACCTCGTTGAAGTTGTTGCCCGCGCGCAGGTTGTGCGGCACGCGCTCCAGCGTCGGGCGCGGCCCCAGCCGGGTGACGAGCGACATGCTCGCGCGCCCCTGGGCCGTCAGCCGGAAGCCCTGCAGGTAGCGCTCGCCCAGGCGCGACCAGGCCTCGCGCTCGGGCAGCCCGGGGAACACGTCCTCCACGGCCACCCGCAGGCACGCCTTCCACTGCTCCAGCGCGTAGGACGGCCGCAGGGGCTCGTTCAAGTCCAGGCCCACGTCCTTGAGCCGCCGACGGCCCTCGCGCGACAGGTGCGGCCCCAGGGCCCGGACGAACAAGGCATCCACGGACTGCGCGTAGACTCGCTTCTCGGTGGGCAGTGACACAGGCATGTCGCGAAGGTGACCCTTCCCCTCCCCGGCGGCCACCCCCCCCGCCCCGACTCTGTGTGCTGGTGAAAAGTCGGAAAGCCCCGCGAGTCCGTGGGTGTGGGTGCCCGCGCTACACCTGCATCTTGAGGCGCGTCTCGTGCACCTCGGTGGGCAGCGTGGCGCGGTCCCGGTCCGCCTGGCGCATGAGCCGGAGGATGGAGGGGCCGAGCACGTCCACCTCGGTGGAGGCGAAGGCCTCCGTGCCGAAGCGGCGGATGGTCTCCGTCTGCTGCTCGAGGATGCGGGCGTCCTGCTGGAAGATGTGCAGGGCCACGGGGGTGATGAAGGGCTTGATGAGCCAGTGCGGCAGGGGCAGCCGGAAGGTCACCACGGCGTAGACGAGCGTGTCCCAGTCCTCCACGGGCGTCATGGCCGAGGTCACCATCATGTGGCTGTCCGCGCCGAGCTGGTACTCCACCTGGGCGATGGAGGGCATGAGGAAGCGGTCGAAGTGCTTGAGCACGCCGCCGCCCGGGGCCAGCAGTCGGCCCACGAGCCCCTCTGGCCGGGGCTCGCCCACGTACTCGGCCTCCACGGAGTCCGCGCCCCGGCGCACCACCACGTCGATCTCCCCGCGCTTCTTCTCCGTGCGGAACAGGCCGCCGTGGAGGAACGAGGTGTGGGGCACGTCGAGCGTGTTCTCCAGGAGCGCGTGCAGCGAGCCCTTCGCGCGCAGCACGCGGCGCACGGTGCTGTAGCCCGGCGTGTCGAGCAGCGGGAAGCGGTAGGGCTCGTGCGTGGGCTCGACGCCGGGCGTGGAGTACACCCAGACGAAGCCCTCCTGCTCGCGCGTGGCGTAGCTCAGGGCGCAGCGGCTCTTGGCCTCGGGCTCGCCGGTGAAGCCGGGCACGGCGCGGCACTGGCCCTGGGTGTCGAAGCGCCACCCGTGGTAGCCGCACTGCAACTGCCCGCCCACCACCCGGCCGAGCGACAGGGGCACGTTGCGGTGGGGGCAGCGGTCCGCCAGGGCGCCGGGCTTGCCTTGCGCGTCGCGGAAGAGCACGAGCGGCGCGCCCTGCAGCATGCGGGCGAGCGGCTTGCGGCCCAGCTCGCGCGAGGTGCAGAGGATGAACCAGCTGTTGGGCAGGCGCACCACCGAGACCAGACCGGACGGTGCCACCGCGCCGCGCGCTTCCTCACGAGAAGAACCCATACGGCCCCATTTAATGTCAGGGACGCAGGAGGGGCGCCAGTCGCACGTACACCATGCCGCCCACCGGCGTGCGGCCGCCGTAGAAGGGCACCAGGGACTCGGGCACGAGGTTCACCGCGCCCCGCGCGCCCAGCCCCGCCTTCACGGGTCCCCAGGGGCCAAACTGGTAGACGTAGCCGAGCGCCAGGGCGCCCACGTCGAAGGTCTGGTGCGCCAGGGCCTCGGGCAGCACCAGGTCATGCCCCGTCTTGCGCACGTACTCCACCCGGCCGAAGACGGCGTGGTGGCCATCCAGGTCCACGCTGCTCTCCAGGAGCGCGGAGCTCGTGGGCGGCTCGCCGGACTCCAGGTTGCGTCCGAAGACGGCGGTGGTGGCCCAGAAGCCCTGGGTGCCCACGGGCGCGTGGTACGTGGCCGAGGCGGTGAAGCGGTTCACGGACACCTCCGGCTCCAGCGCCTCGGGGCTCGGCAGGTAGCCGTAGGACACCTGGGCGCTCACGCGCGGGGTGGGGTTGGCGGACAGGCGCACGGAGAAGGCGTCCGGGGCGCGCAGGTCCAGGTCATAGCGGTTCTCGTCGGGCTCGCGGCCGTTGAACGCGGAGACCTCCAGCTTGGCGAGCGGCGTGACGACGCCCACGGTCACCACTCCAAAGGAGATGTGGGTCGAGTCCTGCCAGTGGTGGCCCAGCACGGCGAGGGGGTCGAACCGGGCGGAGACGCGGTGGGGGAAGGCCACGGGGCCCAGGGCGGGCTCGCCCGCGGGGGCCACGTAGAGCATCAGGCCCCAGGTGTCGGAGAAATAGTGCGTGTAGCTGGCGGCCAGCTCCATGAACAGGTCATGCGGGTGCTGGCGGTCGCGCAGGGGCTCGCCCCGGTAGGACTCCCCCGTCTGGAGCAGCAGCGGGTAGCCCCCGTTGGCGCCCGCGGTGAGGGGATCCGGGCTGAGCATGAGGCTGAGCACGAGCTGTCCCGAGGACCCCTCCCGCTCGGCCATGAGCATCGCCCAGCCCAGGGCCTCGAGCGCCCGCGCGCCCCGGGGCCCGCCCTGGACGTCGTAGCCGCCGAAGAGCAGACCCTGGAACATGAGGCCCCAATCGCCCACCTGGCCGTGGATCATGGCGGGAGGAAAGAGGTCCGGCTGCCAGGAGGTGCCCGAGCCCCGGCGCATCAGGGGAATGTCGCGCAGGGAGCGCACCTCGGTCTCCGCGTGGCCCATGTGCGCCGCGTGGTCCATGTCCGCCATGGACTCGCCCTGCGCCATGTGCCCGGCGTGCTCCGAGTCCGATGCGGGGGATTGAGCCTGGGCGGACAGCCCCAGGCACAGACCAAGGACCACGGGAGGAAGGCGCATGGTCCACCCACTGTCCCGGGGCCGGGCCCGCACCTCAAGCGAGGCGCGTCCGCCCTGCTCTGCGCAAAACAGACCTACAGGTCCAGGCGCCGCAGGCGCAACGCATTGCCAATCACCGACACGGAGGACAGGCTCATCGCCACCGCCGCGAGCATCGGGCTGAGCAGCCACCCGAACACCGGGTAGAGCACACCCGCCGCGATGGGCACGCCCACCAGGTTGTAGATGAAGGCGAAGAAGAGGTTCTGGCGGATGTTGCGCAGCGTGGCCTGGCTCAACGTCCGCGCCCGTGAAATCCCACGCAAGTCCCCCTTCACCAGCGTCACCGCCGCGCTCTCCATCGCGATGTCCGTGCCCGTGCCCATCGCGATGCCCACGTCCGCGCCCGCCAGCGCCGGCGCGTCGTTCACCCCGTCCCCCGCCATCGCCACCGTGCGGCCCTCGGCCCGCAGGCGCTTCACCACGTCGCCCTTGCCCTCGGGCAGCACCCCGGCCACCACCTCGTCGATGCCCAGGCCCCGCGCCACCGCCTCCGCCGTCGTCCGGCTGTCCCCCGTGAGCATCACCACCCGCAGGCCCTCGCGGTGCAGCGTGGCGATCGCCTCCGCCGTGGTGGCCTTCACCGGATCCGCCACCCCGAGCAGCCCCACCACCCGGCCCTCCACCGCCACGAACACCACCGTCTGGCCCTCGTGCCGCAGTGCCTCGGCCCGCGCGCCCCAGTCGCCCCCGTCCAGTCCCAACGCCTCCAGCAGCGCCAGGTTGCCGAGCGCCACCCGCGTCCCGTCCACCCCGCCCTCCACGCCCTTGCCCGTCAGCGAGCGGAAGTCCTTCACCGCCCCGGGCGTCACGCCCCGCGCCTCGGCGCCCGCCACCACCGCCGCCGCCAGCGGGTGCTCGCTGCCCCGCTCCAGGCTCGCCGCGAGCCGCAACAGCCGCGCCTCGTCCATGCCCCGCGCCTCCACCGTCACCAGCCGGGGCTTGCCCTCGGTGAGCGTGCCCGTCTTGTCCACCACCAGCGTGTCCACGCGCTCGAGCACCTCCAGCGCCTCGGCGTCCCGGATGAGCACGCCCACTCCCGCCCCCTTGCCCATGCCCACCACCACGGACATGGGCGTGGCCAGCCCCAGCGCGCACGGGCAGGCGATGATGAGCACCGCCACCGCGTTCACCAGCGCGTGCGCCAGTCGGGGCTCGGGGCCCACCAGGGCCCAGACGAGGAACGTCACCGCCGACACCGCGATGACCGCGGGCACGAACACCGCCGCCGCCCGGTCCGCCAGCCGCTGGATGGGCGCGCGCGAGCGCTGGGCCTCGGCCACCCGCTGGACGATGCGCGCGAGCAGCGTGTCCCGGCCCACCCGCTCGGCCCGCATCACCAGGCCACCCGTGCCATTGACCGTGCCACCCGTGACGCGCGCGCCCGCCGTCTTCTCCACCGGCAGCGGCTCGCCCGTCACCAGGGACTCGTCCACCGCGCTCGTGCCCTCCAGCACCACGCCATCCACCGGCACCTTCTCGCCGGGGCGCACCCGCAGGGTGTCCCCCGCCTTCACCTGCTCGAGCGGCACGTCCTCGTCCCGTCCGTCCGCGCCCACGCGCCGGGCCACGGCCGGGGCGAGTTGGAGCAGGGCGCGCAGGGCCCCCGAGGTGGCGCGCCGCGCCCGCAGCTCCAGCATCTGGCCGAGCAGCACCAGGGTGATGATGGTCGCCGCCGCCTCGTAATAGAGGGGCGCCGCGCCGCCGTGTCCGAGGAAGGCGTCGGGCAGCAGTCCCGGCGCCAGCGTGGCGACGACGCTGAAGAGGTACGCCGCGCCCGTGCCCAGCGCCACCAGGGTGAACATGTTGAGGTGGCGGTTCTTCACCGAGACCGCGCCGCGCTCGAAGAAGGGCGCCCCGCCCCAGAGCACCACGGGCGTGGCCAGCAGGAACTGGAGCCACGCCCTCGCCGTCGGCGAGAGCACGTGCGCGAGGGGCGCGCCCGGCAGCATCTCCGCCATGCCCAGCACGAACA includes:
- a CDS encoding heavy metal translocating P-type ATPase, translating into MTHAPTGSPSPSSSPSVPEGRVLDPVCGMTVDPANAKGGHHEHAGVRYSFCNPKCRERFAADPDKYLAPKAEAPAPETLSPGTTWICPMDPEVRQDHPGACPVCGMALEPDQPVLTDDGPDPELVSMTRRFWVGAVLTLPLFVLGMAEMLPGAPLAHVLSPTARAWLQFLLATPVVLWGGAPFFERGAVSVKNRHLNMFTLVALGTGAAYLFSVVATLAPGLLPDAFLGHGGAAPLYYEAAATIITLVLLGQMLELRARRATSGALRALLQLAPAVARRVGADGRDEDVPLEQVKAGDTLRVRPGEKVPVDGVVLEGTSAVDESLVTGEPLPVEKTAGARVTGGTVNGTGGLVMRAERVGRDTLLARIVQRVAEAQRSRAPIQRLADRAAAVFVPAVIAVSAVTFLVWALVGPEPRLAHALVNAVAVLIIACPCALGLATPMSVVVGMGKGAGVGVLIRDAEALEVLERVDTLVVDKTGTLTEGKPRLVTVEARGMDEARLLRLAASLERGSEHPLAAAVVAGAEARGVTPGAVKDFRSLTGKGVEGGVDGTRVALGNLALLEALGLDGGDWGARAEALRHEGQTVVFVAVEGRVVGLLGVADPVKATTAEAIATLHREGLRVVMLTGDSRTTAEAVARGLGIDEVVAGVLPEGKGDVVKRLRAEGRTVAMAGDGVNDAPALAGADVGIAMGTGTDIAMESAAVTLVKGDLRGISRARTLSQATLRNIRQNLFFAFIYNLVGVPIAAGVLYPVFGWLLSPMLAAVAMSLSSVSVIGNALRLRRLDL